TAGTTGAGGAGATGCAAAAAATTATATCTTGTTAATTACAAGAGATTCTTCTGATTAGATTAGAAGGTggctctcctcatctcagtagaTCTCACTGGCTCTTGAAGAAGCTACAACTAGAAGATATTGGTGGCAGCATGCACAACAAACATTGGATTatgaaaatgtaaatatttttcttgaaacattttctttttttttacaaacccACGTTGATTCTTATTATTGAAGAGAAAGTGGTTTGAATGTTGTATATTTAaatatacttttgaaatgtattaCATTATATTTTTGTTGTACTAACTACAAACAAAATCAGTAATAGGAATTGGAtttaatttgttgcatttaactATATTTTACTCAGTGGGATGTTCAAAGTAGAGTGCATAAAGTTTTATCTTTCATTTCAGAGAGTCCGGAACAATCATGTAAGCTTTATAATGGAACACTAGTATATTCTTGGAATACAGTTGTCAAATCCTCCTCCACCAACATTTAATATTTACCAGCCACAGACCAATGGAAACAGGTGTTAAATTGTGCAGGTTGTCTAGATCAGCCTCTATTGTGGACATTTCAGCACAAGAAGTCAACATTGAGTCGTGATTTTTCTAAGCCTGGGCTTATTGAGTTTTTACACTGCATAGGTGGTGACTGTTAGATGAGGTGtaatcaggtttatttgaaatgctCTATTTTGGCTGAAGTAAGTCGCAAAACAATCTTTCCAACCATTTTGAAAGGAAGTCCAATCAGAAGTGGTGATTGGCTACAGACATGAAAGTAGACTAGTTTTGCCATtcatgttattttaaaaaatctcctaAGCAAGATATTCCCAAAGTACCAACATGAGCAATGTAGGACACTGCACAAAAATAAACAACTAACAGATATTTATTTATAACACAGATATCTACTAATTATTTACCCGAAGTCAGACTGTTTGGCACACTCCTGTCATTCCTGGGTGAACTAATATTCAAAGGTATGCTGACACTTGAGGTACTCAAATGTTGATCAGTTTGGATTATGGGACACACGACAAAGGAACCTCCAGCAGCATGAACATCAGCATTGATAATTTGTTGTCCACGAAGCTTAACTGCTGCAGAAAATTAATAGGAAACAATGAAAAATTTAAATAGAATTTTAGTTATTCAGCACGTTAATTGTAATGGAACAAccttacagaaacatagaaagattgaagataggagcaggattagacaTTCAAtacctcaagcctgctgcaccattcattatgatcatggctgatcatcgaagTCTATACATTAATCCTGTCCATATCCCTTGAGCCTGCTAGCaaacctccttcttgaaaacatatcGTTTcagcctcaactactttctgtagtGAATTCTCTGCGCTCACCTCTCTCTGCGCGacaaaaattctcctcatcccagCACTAAAAGCCTTGCCCCTTTTCCTTAAACTATTACCCCTAGTTCCGGACTGCCCCTTAACAGAGAAggtccttcctgcatctaacctgcctggccactgttagaattttacatggTTCTATGAGATTACCcgctcattcttttaaactccagtgaatacaatcctagtcaacccaatttctcctcatgtgtcagtcctgccaACCCATGAATCAATTCGGtcaacctttgctgcactctctctctcactagcACATCCTCCCTCAGATAAGTAacacaaaactgcatgcaatattccaaatgtgacctcaccaatgccctatataaTTGCAGACATCTTTACCATACATTAAGACCATAGGGGCAAagttagaccatttggcccatcaagtctgctctactcgacccattcgatcatggctgatttattactcaacaccattcaggtggctcaatgattagcattgcagcctcacagcaccatggacctgggtttgattccagtctcaggcgaatgtctgtgcggagtttgcacattctccccatgactatgtgtgtttcctccaggtgctccagtttcctcccacagtccaaagatgtgcaggctaggtggattggccatgttaaattgcctgtagtgttcaggggtgtgtgggttataggcggctgggtctgggtgggatgctccaagggtcggtgtggacttgttgggctgaagggcctgtttccactctgtagggattctatgattctaccatTCGCCTGCCttccccccataacccttgatccccttaacaatcaggaactgatctatctctgtcttaagtagactcaatgacttgacctccatagCGTTCTGCAGATTAACTACCCTCGCTGAAATAactctcatctcagttctaaagggccgtCTCTTCATTCTGAGGCTATGGCCTTAATTTCTAGTCTGTCCTACTAACAGAATCATATTCTCTGTGCCCATTCTATTCAGGCCTCTCCacatcctgtaagtttcaatcagatcaaccCACATCTTTCTCAACTGTATAGAGTACAGACACAAAAtgcccaacctctcctcatttgacaaacccttcatccctgggatcattcttgtaaacccctTCTGGATCCTCCTCACTCAACTGTAATACTATTACATCTACttcaatcttctccctctcaaactacagagtgaattctatcatataatGGTCACCACCCCTGAGGGTTCCTGTTCCTAAAGTTCCTTAACCAAGTCTGCCTCAGTACAtgtcaccaaatccagaactgcctgctccctagtgggctctacgataagctgctccaaaaaaaacatCTAATTGACATCCCATGAATTCCTTCATTCGGGATCTGCTACCCACCTGATTTTCTCAATTTCCCTGCATATTGAAGACCCCATGATGATTGCAATAAAGCCtctcttacatgccttttctatttcctgatttagTTTCTTCTCCACACCCTACGACTGCTCAAACGCCTATATGCAAACGTCATCAAAGTCTTTTtgcctttgcagttcctcaactctacccaaacagattctatgccttctgactcgatatcacttcttgctatcaacTCAATTTCATTTGTTACAAATAAAGCTCACTCCCTCAGCTCGTCTGTCTGTTCTTTCAATGGGatatgtatccttggatatttggTCGACACTCAATTTTTAgccaaaaatctggaatttttccATATATCTTGTGTAAAATTTGACCCTAGTTCTTCACAGATAACAGATCAACATTTCTGAGTCAAGGTATTATCCAGTACATAAATGTTACAATGATGAAATGAATTTTTTTGTGCTATTACGTGTTTTGATATACAATTCACACCAATTTGACGCAAAAGTTTAAGACGCATCAGGTCAGAGTCAGGTGACAACCTCCCTTTGTGTGTAGCTCAGCTCCCCTCGTAGAATACAGTTACATACCTAGTTGAGGTTTTGAAGTTTCTTCATCATTTTGTGTAAAAACGCcttccagaaaaaaaacaaaaaaaaatacagcagcgTTTGAACTGAAAGTTACTGAACTTGCAGAGAGGACAAataactgtgaggcagcaagagAATTTTGTGTTTCTGAGAAACTTGTGAGAGACTAGAGAAAGATAATGAACCAACTTCAGACAATGGCAAAGTCAAAGTGTGCCAACAGAGGTAAACCTAGCAAGTGGTCACAATTGGAGAAAATGTTGCTGAGTGAGAACTTGAAAATTGCCAAAAGGGAAAATGTGTTAGTTGTGAAGCCAATTGAATCCATGCACAATACAAACCAAAAAAGGATGGAATTTCAGATTTTAAGGCAAGTGACAGATGGTGCGCAAGGTTCATGAGAAAGCATGATTTAGTATTTCAGCAAGAGAACTCAGATTGCAGAAAAGCTGCCTGCTGAACTAGAAGGTAAGATATTACAGTTTCACCAGTTGGTAATCACAAATCGGTAGAAAGAAGCATAATTTGAAGACGTTAATTAAATTTGTTTAATTTGAGATGCACTATGTAATTGTAATTTAAAGCCGTATTGTATTTCTACTTCACTTTTTGTATGTATAAATAGAAGCTTACTAATTCACTTCTGCTTCTATTGTTTTTATCTGGTAATTACTGTAaacagttgtgttttttttctctttatttgtttAGAGATCAGTTGGGCTTCTGCTAATGATACTGTATTTTGGACTGTAGAATGAATTTCAACCCCTCAAAAATAATATCCATGTAATAGTCGACCCCATTATTTAACCttaaaaacagttttaaaaaatggACTTTTACAGGAGTATATCCTGTATTTGCAGGGCATGTCTACTTATTTTGGAAGACACAAAAATTTGAATGCCCAGAACTATCAGATGGAGAAGAATTTCACTAGAAAACATTTGATTATGAATGTGTTGGATAAAACCTATATGCTGATGTAAAGATCACTTTGCATATTTATTGTGCTCTGACCTCCCACCGTGCTCTTGCGTTTTTTGAGGAGATGAGCTACAGACATAATGGGTATCTGATACACCTCCAACAGCCTGCCATTGACTGGGAAAATTATAGTTAATTGGTGCTATAACAGACTTAATTAACTGCTCACTGCTTCCAGGCAGTTACACATCAAGAAGTTGAACCCAGGAAACATTTCTTCTGACAAGCCTTCCCTCAGTAACACGTTTCTGGGGGAAACTCACCCCACTGTGTCAGCTTCCACCTGTGCACTGATGACACCTAAATCTATGCCATCACCACCATGTTTTTCAAATTCTTCTTAGTCCCTAGCCAGAAAGGTTCTTGTACAAAACCTAGTACTAAATGAAAGTTTAACTTGTTCAGGCCTCCAGTTAAATATTGTAGAGACTGGACCCATGCCCTCTTTGGTTCCCATCAAACAACTTCATTCTTTTGCCATTGCTTCCATTCTTCTTCTTGGCAAATGCCTGATACTGAACTAGACTGGTCACAAACTTAGCATTGTATTTGATCCCAAGGTTATCTTCTGACAACACTGAAACCAAGACTACTTATTTCCATCTCTGAAATATTGCCCAACTGTCCCTACCTCAGCTCATTAGCTCTATATCTCCTTTAAGGTATGCCTTAAAACCTAGCAATTTTCGAGGGATTTAGTCACATGTCCTACTCTATGTGGATTGATGTCTAATTTTCTTTGATAATTCTCCTGAGAAGCATGAGGTACATTAAAAAAtctttataaatgcaaattgtgctACCATCAGTGCAACAGAGTCTTTGTTCTTTCAGATGTTAGATGGAATATGCCTCTGTTTTGTACCTGTTCTAATCTGtttgatgcagtaacaatgtGTTAATTTTAGAATGTCCTGGGACACATTTCAATAAAAATGCTCCTGTATTTTTTGTGGCTCTATGACTTTAACAGTTGTGTTTATGGGAGACTGCCATGTTGATAAATGAAAGTATTAATCATTGTTTTGTACAATTCACAGCTCTGTGTGAATGTGGTATTCATTTCAGCTGCCACATCTTGAATGCTGAGGTGAGGAATAACAACATTAGAGCTACAAAAATGGGAATTCACTGAACAATTAATCAATGATAATCCTTTTTGCTTTCAGAAATCTACCTGGGAATTACTTTGTGGAAGAGGAAATCAAATGCTGTACTAGTGATTAGTGCAACTTAAGTACACCAGGCTTCCTATTGATAGCCTCGTAGTTTCATAGTTAAACTGTTCATAGCTCCAAACTAGAATGCAAGGTGTTTATATTGATGTGGAATAACTTCTTCACCTTCTGACTATTTGCAGTCCATTGTGCAACTTCTCAAATATGTTTAGCACTGGAACGATGATTGGAATGGATTTCATGAGGTTCCATTTTATTTGCTGTCTAAACAATTAATTAAAAATTCTAaatggacaagtgtgaggtagaCATTAAGTCAGTGGGTGATCAAATAGCAAGAAATATCAAAGATTTGATTCCGTCAAAATTACTTTCAAAAAGGGATCACAGCAAAATTcaaattttttaaatttattttttgagTTGAATTCTGTTCCATTTTAAGAAACCCCACAAACGTAACACTCTCGGGTCGACCTGAAACCTCTTTAACAGAGATATGAtcaattttgtaatttttttctataACATCAAGTGCATGCACAaggcattttattttcattttattttcagaagCCATTTGGCTCACAGTGGAGGTACATTAAAACAGCAAGAGTTGGATTAATGCACCACCAGTGGCAATTAATTGCCAGTCAATCATAGTAGAGGACAAAGATAAGCTTTGGATGAAAGTAGGATTATATCATAGTGTTTATCAGCAGGAAAGGAAGCGTAAATTAATATAAAAACCATCTCATTCTATCAAGATGCAGCTAAATGGACAGGCAATGTTTGTGAGGATGCACTGATTACCATAAAAAGTGCATATTCTATTTCAACAAGTACAGTATAAACCAAGTAATTAAGAGGAATTTTCTACTGCATCCAACTTCTCACAGTAGTAAAGATTTGCgtttaaattatttaattaacCAACTCCATAATTTATTAGGTTACAAGCAAAACAGGCTGTCTAACTGTTAGTGTAATGAAATTAAGTGAATGACTAGAAAATTGAAGAATTGTAGGAATATTTGAAGAATAACAACTGCACTTATATTAGTGTTAAATGCAAACATATTACAGTTAAGGTCTAACTTGGACAATTTAAGAAAATGTGGAATAATAGATAGCACAATTTACCTTGTTCTGTCTGTGAAAGCCATTCTGTTAGCTTTGGATAGGTCTCTTTAACTTTATCTTTCTGCAGAACACACATGAAGTGCTCACAGGATGAATTGCCTTTTCCAATTACAAAATCAAGAAGATTTATGATTCTTTTTTCAGGATCATTCTCTGCCTTCAGTTTTTGATACTCTCGCTGAGTAATTAGACCATCTTCTTGTACCACTTGTAGAATAAAATCTGGGTCATTGGTTAGCCATTCAAGAAGATTAAGTTTTGACCTTCGAATATTCTCCATAATGGTTGCCTATAGCTGGAAAAGGAACAAGTATGAGATCTCTGCAATGTTTTAAAACGCTCCAAAAAATACTCAGAGAAACTTTAAAAGCAGAGCAACGGCACACACTATAGCTTCCACAGATGTACAAGTATGAATAGACTTCCATGAAAATGCATTTATTAATtactttttcaaaacaaaactacaGAACAAAACACCTATCTGGGAATAGGAAGGAAGGCTGTAAAGGacaaaaatgttgaaatattccaCGGCCTTCCGTCCTTGTTTGATGAGTTAGGAAAAGTCCTAGGTAAGAGGTTATGAACCTGTGAGAGGAACAAACCTGATGGATTAAAGGTCATTGGTATCATTTTCTTTTAGACTGGTACAGGTTGCGACCTGGAAGGACGGTTGCCCCAGGGTGATTGGGTTTGGAGAGTCTATGGAGTGCTGCTTGGGATGGGAAATACAACTTAGTACACAACCAGCAGTGTCGTCTACACCCTGAAATCTACTGACTGACCTTCATTTACAGCTATAGTTTTCAAAAAACCTTCTCCTAATGGCTGTGGCTATTTACACCTCCTCCAGAGCCCCCCTTTTGGTTTGCGCTAATCTCATTTGAAGCTCCTGTTGCCTTGCAGTGGTTTGTTGTTTGATCTCTCCTACTTAACACTCCATCACAAACTGATCCTTTTCATTCTTTGCCTATCCCATTCTCCTGATTCTCTATTTGCTCATCTTTAACATCTTCTATAGTTGGTGATCTCTGTTTCTGcctcgacagatgctgcctgcACTATTGTTTTTAGACTCTGCAGCTTTAACATGTGAAACTTCTATGATTTCTGTGCAAGCGCAGATGTCTTGTGGGTAGATGTCAGCCGTCACGTCTTTCTGAGCAGGTGCTCTGTGGCCAGGATGACTGTAGAGTGTGACTGTAGCTGGGTCTGTCAGTCATGTTCACAGTAAAGCCTGAGGCCAGCTACAAGTAATCAGCCAGCAGCCTGTTGCTCCTTGTAGGTTGAAGAGGTGCCGTGCTTTAAACAAAATTAGCCAAGGTTAAAATTTTTAAATGTGAGAAAGCACCTACACGTAAACAGCAAAATCAACATTTGGAAAGCCTACTCCTATTGTGAACAAAAAGTTCTTTCAGATGTACAGCACAAGATATTATTCTCTTTTGTGATAAAGCTTGTAAAACAACTGTAGAAGAacattcatggaatcatacagtagAAAAGAGGCTGTCCAGTCCACTGAGACCTTACTGCTAAAACTACACTATTACcaacactagtcccactttccggCACTAGCCCCATAGCCTTAAACCTTGTGATaattcaagtgctcatccaagcacTTTTTGAAGACTGTGTGGTTTCTCAACTCAGTTACCCTTCCAGGCAGTTCTAGAATAATTGATTACTTATTTCTTCTGACTGAAAGAAGTACTAAATTTCCACAAATCTAACTGTCAAAACTTCTGGGGCTAAATGACACATTTTTGGTAAAAGTAACAACAGCACCTTTTGCAAATGTCAGATCCCATCTTATTCAGTTAAAGTATTATTGTCTGTGCAATATTCCTTTACAGTAAAACTGACCAAAGTGGCTAAAATTTTTGCTAAAATTGTAGTAGACTGTATGATACACtcatccattttgtttttgcagttcaaattctttgaaagaaaatatttgagTTGCGAGTTCTGCTTAATGCTGCTGCCATTTTGAGGACACTGTTCCAGGCCTCAATCTTCGATACACTCAAAAAGAAACATACCTTTGACTTTATTCAAAGATCATGGCTGGGATTTTACAGGGCAGCAGCTGTGGGCCCCATCCACTGATTATAAAGTCAGGAGAGATCCTGTTGCCACCAGTAAGGAGCCCTTGCAGCAATTCATCAAGCAGTTAATGGTCCTTTATGAGAGGATGTCCTACCAACAAGGGGCTAACATGCAGTTAATGGTCCTTTATGAGAGGATGTCCTACCAACAAGGGGCTAACATGCAGTTGGTGGATTGACTACTGTTCAGCACCAGAAACACAACCAGAAGTGACAATCACCGCTGGTATTGCAGCAGTCTCAGATAGCAAGATGAAGCAAGCCAGTTAAGATAGCAGATTGGCCTGACTGGGGAGGGAGGGTTGTCAGTCAAGCTAATGCCAATGAAGGAGTGTTCATCGTAAGGTTGCAGGGTGGGTGCCATTCAAATGGGACAGCCCTTTCCACTGGGAGACTTTCCAAGGGCCATAAGCTGTTTGATCAGTTGGGATTCCCCAAAGACCCCAGCACCAAGACCACAGGGTGGTCACCAGGGGTCTTTCTGACTAAGTGCTACACATGGCCACAGGGAAAGGCCCTTTTGACCCTTGATGGTTGTTTAAGGGGTTTGTATTGTTAAATAAAAGTAGGCCTTCCACCACCCTCTCGCTGCAGATAAGAAGTAAGTGACAGAAGGGAAGGTGATGGTCATGTCACCATTTAACCCAATTTTACAGGGCCATACAAAATATAGTAATGAAATTACTGGATTGTtataaaatctcatctggttcactgatgccttcTGTGAATGGAAATCTGATGCCAGAGTCACAataatgtgattggctcttaaccTGTCCCCTGAAAAGGACTAGCACGATGTTCATTCATATCAAACCACGACAGTAACATCAAAACAGTAAAAGACCAACTTACAACATCGCATTGAACTAGGGGACAGAAACAGCAAAAGCAGACCAATGACTCATCGACCCCACAATAACCTTCTCCCCAAGGTTTGGAAGTTTTACCAAAATCGGGAGTACTATCTTATAGAGTCATTTTCACAGAGTCATACATTATGGATGGTGTCTCAGACACCACTGTCACTGGGTCTGTACTATCAGCAGGACAGAACCACTAGATGTGGTGGGCAGTACAATGATATACAGTAGGAAGAGAGTGACTGTGTTATTAACTTGACTGATGGCAGACCCCATGAGGTCACATCGTGTCAGGTCAAGCTAGGAGCCAGAAAACATCCTGTTAAATATCACCAACTACAGCATCACCCACGTCACCTCACCCACATTAAGCCAAAAGTGTTGAAAAGATGATCATCTTTTGAGGTTCCCAATATCACCAATTTGACCAATCCGGTTCACATTAAGGTATCAAGAAAgagttgaaggcactggatacggCAAAGCCTTTAGGCCCTGAGAACATTCTAGCAATAGAACCAAAGACTTCTACTCCAGAACTAGCCATGTTAATCTGGTACAGCTACAATATGGGCATCTCCAGATGATTAAAAATGAACAAATCCATTTACCACCCCATGAGtcaactctcaatcatcaatgtgatggaaggtgtcattgacacCCCAGCAAAGTTATTGAATGAGGATCAGGAAGAAATTAATTAGAATCATACCTAGTTCGAAGGAAAATTCTTGGATTattgcggggggcgggggggaaaccATCTCAGTTCCAAGACATTGATGTTAGCAGTTCTTCAGATAGTGTGCTAGGCTCAAATGTTTTGCTGCTGCATCAAacaacttccctccatcataagatcagaagaggGGAAGAGTGCAGAGTGTTTAGTACTATtcagataccaaagcagtccTTACTCACTTGGAGCACACCCTGGATTTCCGGAATAAGTGGAAGATAAACAccagacaaatgccaggcatTTCCCATTTCCCCTTGATGCTTAATGCTGACACCCCACCCCAACGATCATCATCCTGAGGGAggcatcattgaccagaaatgcaactgCACCAGCCATACAAATATTATGGATATTGCAGTCCGAGGCTGgtaattctgcagtgagtaacaaaCATCTCAACTCCCAAAGGGCTCCATGAGCTCCAAGGCCTACTTTTAAGGATGTTGGAATCCTGGCAATTTtcctggttgagtgcagctcaaacactgaagaagtttgacatcattcAGAAAAAAATAGATCACTTGATCAGGATCCCATTCACCACCCTAAACATTCACTCCCATCACCACTCTTGCACGATGTCTGCAGTGAACACCATGTATAAGAATCAGTGCAAGAACTCAACAGCATCCTCTAAATCAGGAACATGTGTCACCTAGAAGGAAAAAGACAAAGTAGGTAAATACAGACCTAATTGTAGGTGGCATGCAGCCTGACTGTGCACATGCAAACTAGATGGCAATGAGGACATTATATGTGGTTGGTACTGCAGGAGAGACTGTGCATGTACACATGCTCCACGTGCTAAATGTGCCATGCTGCTGTTGTTGTGTGCAAACCACTGCGTTCTATTGCTGGCTTGCTGCATTTACAAACTACCAATGTTCACTCTCAGGCATAACCTCAACAATCAAGATCCAAAAAAGGCATCAACTGTAAGCCACCTGCAATTACATTATGGGGCCTTACCTTTTACTCAAGGGATTATCACAGTAATAAATCCACTATCTTGTTGATAAAGAACCTAATCAAAGAAAATGAGGTGCTTTAAAGTAGCACTCTCCTAAAGTGCTTTGTTTCAAGTTTCACTTTCACCCTATTTCCTGTGTCGTGAAAAGGGAGGGTCTTAACATTGGGGAAGGAAATGACAGTTACAAATGCATTTTGTTGGCTTCAGAACCTTTGTTAAAAGCTTTTGTTAGATCTTTTCTGCTTTGCATCTCCAAATCTTTCTACTTCACCTGAAAAGTTTGTCCTATGTTTTCTTGATCTTGCCTGCCTTGCTGAGTATTCTAACATAGACATTctattttgaattcatttttttctACTGTTTTCATTTCCTTAAATATTACtgcatataggagcagaaatttgaCTATTGGAGTAACAGGATGTTTCCCCACATCTGAAAGTTCATGTCCCACACCAGTAGTGCTGGAGCCTTACTCTTTAGATAGACAGGGACTGCGAGGAGCAACATTCAGAATTCATAGAGTCAAGTTACACCGTGCCGTCATTTGATGGAAACCTTTGCATGCATCATTATTATTATGGTGCTGAAATGCTTGGATATTTTAGTTTGAATGAGTTATGCCATTGCTTATTACACCATTATTTCCTGGGACATTTAATACAGAGCCTTTGCTAGAACATTTGACAATATATTAAAATTAATAGCAGTCACTATTTCCCAAATTAACACTACCATaacagcagcatggtggctcagtggttagcactgctgcctcacagtgccaggttcaattccatcctcaggtgactgtctgtgtggagtttgcacgttctccccatgtctgcaatggtttcctccgggtgctccggttttctcccacagtccaaagatgtgcaggttaaatggattggccatgctaaattgcctacagtgttcagggatgcgtaggttagATATGTTGTAgggagatgggcctgggtggggtgcactgaggatcggtgtggacttgttgggctgaagggcatgtttccatacTGTTCGGGATTCTACGATGACCATTACTTAATGGGGCAAGAacatggaggtgccggtgttggcacacggcaccaggttagagtccaactggtttgtttgaaaacacaagctttcagagcctcagtccttcttcaggtgttaatgagagagaCAGTATCAGATAGAATTTAAGTAAAACATCAAAGGCTCACATCATTGATGAGGATGTGCtaaataaacctaagatgctgttaaatcttcgaTCAGTTaaagaaggttttaattgattaatatgtatatgtaaatcggCAAATTCCTTCCAACTAACAGTCCTGAGAAATATCGACAGGTTTCATCCCCCCATCAGACTTACTgtggactactctttagaatcagtctcactCTTGGACACCTGCATCTCAACCAGGGACGGACACCTCAGTACTTCACTCTACcgcaagcccatggataacctcatgatgctgtaCTTCTaaagcttccaccctaaacatattaaaacagccatcccctatggacaagctctacgcatacacaggatctgtttcGATGAAGAGGAATGAGACAGACACCTTAAGTTGCTGAAGGACGCCCCCAGAGGAATAGAATACGATGTTCAAGGCATTGATCGCCAGTTCCAATGTGCTACAACAAAAAaactgtaatgac
The window above is part of the Stegostoma tigrinum isolate sSteTig4 chromosome 7, sSteTig4.hap1, whole genome shotgun sequence genome. Proteins encoded here:
- the LOC125454256 gene encoding uncharacterized protein LOC125454256, with amino-acid sequence MENIRRSKLNLLEWLTNDPDFILQVVQEDGLITQREYQKLKAENDPEKRIINLLDFVIGKGNSSCEHFMCVLQKDKVKETYPKLTEWLSQTEQAVKLRGQQIINADVHAAGGSFVVCPIIQTDQHLSTSSVSIPLNISSPRNDRSVPNSLTSGSTKEISVKELEDKVADKKSFLFLNWSNLVQKVKNVDELADQMMGYGLTNEMYSEILSCRTSQEKMRKLLQYSTTTDVVSGHLFTALCTLHNYVIQELIQ